In one Gossypium hirsutum isolate 1008001.06 chromosome D09, Gossypium_hirsutum_v2.1, whole genome shotgun sequence genomic region, the following are encoded:
- the LOC107891757 gene encoding uncharacterized protein, translating to MSVITCSFPVNLPFRTSKPHVNKIVMLQNNQVPCKKSPEIQISGFSNNNKVFEDKALGVICYRDDNGEIVCEGYDEGPRFISPTLFHHRDAEILDLLRERWIQIVNSGGFKNPKDGVSNFKGNGFNKFLQ from the exons ATGTCTGTAATTACATGTTCTTTTCCAGTTAATCTTCCTTTTAGAACATCGAAACCACATGTGAACAAGATCGTGATGCTTCAAAACAACCAAGTTCCTTGTAAGAAATCACCGGAAATTCAGATCAGTGGTTTCTCCAACAACAATAAG GTTTTTGAGGACAAAGCTTTGGGTGTAATATGTTACAGAGATGATAATGGTGAAATAGTTTGTGAAGGGTATGATGAAGGTCCTCGTTTCATTTCTCCTACTCTTTTTCATCATAG AGATGCAGAGATCCTTGATCTTCTTCGAGAACGATGGATTCAAATTGTTAATAGTGGAGGCTTCAAAAACCCTAAAGATGGGGTTTCAAACTTCAAGGGGAATGGTTTTAACAAATTCCTTCAGTAA